The proteins below come from a single Natrinema sp. SYSU A 869 genomic window:
- a CDS encoding DUF4129 domain-containing protein: MFRSDEDASETAVADDDTEAAMDPAATGETSSAADETLSFRELWRAFARRVAPGRWRTRTPGEIERRALSKGYPREPVRKLTTLFREVEYGGRPRSRSHRERAAEAYDAVEHARAAETEATADEKEAAERDGDEGRSASPTERTREMESDTEGES, encoded by the coding sequence ATGTTCCGATCCGACGAGGACGCGTCCGAAACGGCAGTTGCGGACGACGACACGGAGGCAGCCATGGACCCGGCGGCGACGGGAGAAACGAGTTCCGCGGCGGACGAAACGCTCTCGTTCCGCGAGCTGTGGCGGGCGTTCGCACGCCGGGTCGCGCCGGGACGCTGGCGAACGCGCACTCCCGGCGAGATCGAACGCCGCGCGCTCTCGAAGGGGTATCCCCGCGAGCCGGTTCGCAAACTGACGACGCTCTTCCGCGAGGTGGAGTACGGTGGTCGGCCCCGCTCGCGAAGCCATCGCGAACGAGCGGCCGAGGCCTACGACGCGGTCGAACACGCTCGAGCGGCCGAGACGGAAGCAACCGCGGACGAGAAAGAGGCGGCTGAACGAGATGGCGACGAGGGCCGGTCGGCGTCCCCGACGGAACGGACTCGCGAAATGGAGTCCGATACGGAGGGAGAGTCATGA
- the hisE gene encoding phosphoribosyl-ATP diphosphatase, whose product MDETLEELFAVIEDRKETLPEDSYTASLFTHEKGENEVLEKLGEETTELVLAAKDNDHEEIAHESADIVYHLLVLLAMKDMELSDLEAELEARR is encoded by the coding sequence ATGGATGAGACGCTGGAAGAACTGTTCGCCGTCATCGAAGACCGGAAGGAAACGTTGCCCGAGGACTCCTACACCGCCTCGCTGTTCACCCACGAGAAAGGCGAGAACGAGGTGTTAGAGAAGCTCGGCGAGGAGACGACCGAACTCGTGCTGGCCGCGAAAGACAACGATCACGAGGAGATCGCCCACGAGAGTGCCGACATCGTCTACCATCTGCTCGTCCTGCTCGCGATGAAGGACATGGAGCTGTCGGACCTCGAGGCCGAACTCGAGGCGCGGCGCTGA
- a CDS encoding bifunctional nuclease family protein: MQASIDAVRVAGTPEGPVPVVVLAIEDESDVVPIFIGFSEATSIARGLEAEDIGRPLTHDLLLDVMEELGSRIDHIVVNEIEKRGDGQGGTYIADIHLETPRGETVIDARPSDSLALAARTNAAIEITEDVFEDSRDDSEKFDELEDIRNVSGEI, translated from the coding sequence ATGCAGGCATCCATCGACGCCGTTCGCGTCGCGGGGACCCCCGAGGGACCGGTCCCAGTCGTCGTCCTCGCCATCGAGGACGAAAGCGACGTCGTGCCGATCTTCATCGGCTTCAGCGAGGCGACCAGTATCGCTCGCGGTCTCGAGGCCGAAGACATCGGGCGGCCGCTAACCCACGACCTCCTGCTCGACGTCATGGAGGAACTGGGCAGCCGGATTGACCACATCGTCGTCAACGAGATCGAGAAGCGCGGCGACGGTCAGGGTGGCACCTACATTGCCGACATCCACCTCGAGACGCCCCGCGGCGAGACGGTCATCGATGCCCGACCGAGCGATTCGCTCGCGCTTGCCGCCCGGACGAACGCCGCGATCGAGATCACGGAGGACGTTTTCGAGGACAGCCGAGACGACAGCGAAAAGTTTGACGAACTCGAAGACATCCGCAACGTGTCGGGTGAGATCTAG
- a CDS encoding ATP-binding protein produces the protein MSYETTRAHLLAELDRIGDLLETYGMTTDPIPSSSDPAPVGEVELARDPTTLSLGLPTDATQRFADRAAQIDERCQDTSAEVPLRLRILTDRFDLSRAHLDVFLLSLAPEVDADYQDFFRELHGDTVTHPTVGLITELFSRTEEEGLAATALIGPSSLLRQHDLVRLSDPVEPSRSRQHRLVTVDQRLVSYLEGHVDLDPALEHVAALSTPDRTLEDLPLESALRDRLERVDADSSGRYYFYGPDDDEREAAINALADDRLLRASLPAVLEADAVERLHREALLQDCPVHLTDADVLSERESDRTLEEIFDRFSDLHCDLFVTGTEAWRPTGTTVGVDAILEFPRPSIETRRAFWEDRADELPADLEPAVLAGTFELTRGQLEAALATARSLASGDDLTADDIYEGCRAQSAGGLGELAQRIEPASDWDDIQLREKTNRELRLIRDHIANRARVYREWGFAEEFARGTGVVALFKGKSGTGKTMAAEVLADDVGMALYKIDLSSVVSKYIGETEENLERIFRAANHSNAILLFDEADSIFGDRAEVSDATDRYANVEVNYLLQRIESYDGVVVLTTNHASNIDSAFERRIDHTVTFTRPKGPVREAIWAGVFPDDAPLGDLDYEFLSSLDLTGGQIRKIGQTAAILAAGDDRRIEMRHVVRALEQEFGARGQLLRSIDFGEHRRHLRSVDDDGQTGTDGRSADADEEAVGRSPEAVIRRFFELLDAGKGDHARELYHSRTLAEEFSRKELAMIAHGDLSVAGEIDRVRDDHDRVILEFDRELNGDRTPRSYELRPEDDVWRIFNVERVRENDVVVN, from the coding sequence ATGTCTTACGAGACCACACGCGCTCATTTGCTGGCCGAACTCGATCGGATCGGGGACCTCCTCGAGACGTATGGGATGACGACCGACCCGATCCCGTCGAGTAGTGATCCGGCCCCGGTCGGCGAGGTCGAACTGGCACGCGACCCGACGACCCTTTCCCTCGGACTTCCCACCGACGCAACGCAGCGCTTTGCCGACCGCGCGGCGCAAATCGACGAGCGCTGTCAGGACACGTCCGCAGAAGTCCCGCTCCGACTACGGATCCTGACCGATCGATTCGATCTCTCTCGAGCCCATCTCGACGTGTTCTTGCTCTCACTCGCCCCTGAGGTCGACGCGGATTATCAAGACTTCTTCCGTGAATTGCACGGTGATACGGTAACACATCCAACTGTCGGTCTGATCACCGAACTCTTCTCTCGAACCGAGGAGGAAGGCCTAGCTGCTACGGCACTCATCGGCCCCAGTTCACTCCTTCGTCAGCACGATCTAGTGAGACTTTCTGACCCAGTAGAACCGAGTCGCTCCCGCCAACACCGCCTCGTGACCGTCGATCAGCGACTGGTGTCGTATCTCGAGGGCCACGTCGACCTCGACCCCGCGCTCGAGCACGTGGCCGCCCTCTCCACGCCCGATCGAACCCTCGAGGACCTCCCGCTCGAGTCGGCCCTCCGCGACCGGCTCGAGCGCGTCGACGCCGACTCGAGCGGCCGCTACTATTTCTACGGACCGGACGACGACGAACGCGAGGCGGCGATCAACGCGCTGGCGGACGATCGATTGCTCCGCGCCTCGCTGCCGGCCGTGCTCGAGGCCGACGCCGTCGAGCGCCTCCACCGGGAAGCGCTCCTACAAGACTGTCCGGTACATCTCACCGACGCCGACGTGCTCAGCGAGCGCGAGAGCGACCGCACGCTCGAGGAGATTTTCGATCGGTTTTCCGACCTCCACTGCGACCTGTTCGTGACCGGGACCGAGGCGTGGCGGCCGACGGGGACGACCGTCGGCGTCGACGCTATCCTCGAGTTTCCCCGCCCCTCGATCGAGACACGACGGGCGTTCTGGGAGGACCGGGCGGACGAGCTCCCGGCGGACCTCGAGCCCGCGGTGCTCGCAGGTACCTTCGAACTCACGCGAGGGCAACTCGAGGCGGCGCTGGCGACGGCGCGGTCGCTGGCGAGCGGCGACGACCTCACGGCCGACGATATCTACGAGGGGTGTCGCGCCCAGTCGGCCGGCGGGCTGGGCGAGCTCGCCCAGCGGATCGAGCCCGCCAGCGACTGGGACGACATCCAGCTCCGGGAGAAGACCAACCGCGAACTCCGGCTGATCCGGGACCACATCGCGAACCGGGCCCGCGTCTACAGGGAGTGGGGCTTCGCGGAGGAGTTCGCCCGCGGGACCGGCGTCGTCGCCCTCTTCAAGGGGAAATCGGGGACGGGCAAGACGATGGCCGCGGAGGTGCTGGCCGACGACGTCGGGATGGCCCTCTACAAGATCGACCTCTCCTCGGTCGTCTCGAAGTACATCGGCGAGACCGAGGAGAACTTAGAGAGGATCTTTCGGGCGGCGAACCACTCCAACGCCATCCTGCTGTTCGACGAGGCCGACTCGATCTTCGGCGACCGCGCGGAGGTGTCCGACGCGACCGACCGCTACGCCAACGTCGAGGTCAACTACCTCCTCCAGCGCATCGAGAGCTACGACGGCGTCGTCGTGCTCACCACCAACCACGCGTCGAACATCGACTCCGCGTTCGAGCGCCGGATCGACCATACAGTGACGTTCACGCGTCCGAAGGGACCCGTCCGCGAGGCGATCTGGGCGGGCGTCTTCCCCGACGACGCGCCGCTCGGCGACCTCGACTACGAGTTCCTCTCATCGCTGGATCTCACCGGCGGCCAGATCAGGAAGATCGGCCAGACGGCCGCGATCCTCGCGGCCGGCGACGACCGGCGCATCGAAATGCGCCATGTCGTCCGCGCGCTCGAGCAGGAGTTCGGCGCACGGGGACAGCTCCTGCGCTCGATCGACTTCGGCGAACACCGTCGCCACCTCCGGAGCGTGGACGATGACGGCCAGACGGGGACCGACGGACGGTCGGCCGACGCTGATGAGGAGGCGGTCGGCCGCTCGCCGGAGGCCGTCATCCGTCGGTTTTTCGAACTGTTGGACGCCGGCAAGGGCGATCACGCCCGCGAACTGTATCACTCCCGGACCCTCGCCGAGGAATTCTCGCGGAAGGAACTGGCGATGATTGCCCACGGCGACCTCTCGGTCGCCGGTGAGATCGACCGCGTCCGAGACGATCACGACCGCGTCATTCTCGAGTTCGATCGCGAACTGAACGGCGATCGAACGCCGCGGTCCTACGAGTTACGCCCGGAAGACGATGTTTGGCGGATCTTCAACGTCGAACGCGTCCGCGAGAACGACGTGGTAGTGAATTGA
- a CDS encoding DUF4157 domain-containing protein produces the protein MSDEGTTTADSAEMPASLGSLGSTAERVQRLKEHTDSSQSETASDSIGALDAAARLQRAKQRTDSSLGPKSTSGLGAAERVQRIKETSGTGPSRTASGPRLGTQSSRSVSGALQRSAEGGAQSGAAGETQVPEGVRDVISSPGRSLDTSIQRAVEDRMSDSLGDVRIHTGPKAAQACEQINARAFTVGNHVAFNSGEYDPSSPEGQHVLAHELAHVRQQTGGAVSMLPQEELGLEIDPDPQLEREAEETAQRVMQGGELGIQRMGGTEVHVQRLPEDKLFEAIALFEAENESGEASEFREQQNANRLAHLHDVANEAIEKQDKQASLSTKQELQTSNSPGARETAKGFPSEASLKSDIEDLKSSIDADLDDVALTDDQRRLLNGNIELNTWDKVAWGTIKKS, from the coding sequence ATGAGTGACGAGGGGACGACAACGGCGGACTCGGCAGAGATGCCCGCGTCGTTGGGCTCGCTCGGGTCGACGGCAGAGCGAGTGCAGCGACTGAAAGAACACACCGACTCGTCGCAATCGGAGACCGCTTCGGACTCGATCGGCGCACTGGATGCTGCGGCACGCCTCCAGCGCGCGAAACAACGGACGGACTCGAGTCTCGGGCCGAAGTCGACTAGCGGGTTGGGCGCTGCCGAGCGCGTTCAGCGAATCAAAGAAACGTCCGGAACGGGGCCGTCTCGGACAGCCAGCGGTCCCCGTCTCGGCACCCAATCGAGTCGCAGTGTCTCGGGCGCACTCCAGCGCAGTGCGGAAGGCGGGGCTCAGAGCGGCGCGGCCGGTGAGACACAGGTCCCGGAGGGCGTTCGGGACGTCATCTCCTCACCCGGCCGGTCGCTGGATACGTCGATCCAGCGGGCGGTGGAAGACCGGATGAGTGATTCGCTGGGTGACGTGCGGATTCACACTGGGCCAAAAGCTGCGCAGGCGTGTGAGCAAATCAATGCTCGAGCGTTCACGGTCGGGAATCACGTCGCGTTTAATTCCGGCGAGTACGATCCGTCGTCGCCGGAAGGTCAGCACGTATTAGCCCACGAGTTAGCGCACGTTCGTCAACAGACTGGCGGTGCAGTGTCGATGCTGCCTCAGGAGGAGCTTGGCCTCGAGATCGATCCGGATCCACAGTTAGAGCGGGAGGCCGAGGAAACTGCTCAGCGCGTGATGCAGGGCGGAGAACTGGGAATTCAGCGGATGGGCGGGACGGAGGTACATGTTCAGCGGCTCCCGGAGGACAAACTCTTCGAGGCGATTGCGCTATTCGAGGCTGAAAATGAGAGCGGTGAGGCCAGTGAGTTCCGCGAGCAACAGAACGCAAACCGGTTGGCCCACCTCCACGATGTTGCAAACGAAGCCATTGAAAAGCAAGACAAGCAGGCAAGTCTGAGTACGAAACAGGAACTGCAGACATCGAATTCACCTGGTGCGAGGGAAACAGCAAAGGGATTCCCCTCGGAGGCGTCCCTCAAGTCCGATATCGAAGATCTCAAATCGAGCATCGACGCGGATCTCGACGATGTCGCTTTAACTGATGATCAGCGACGTCTGTTGAACGGCAACATTGAACTCAATACTTGGGATAAGGTCGCTTGGGGAACCATCAAGAAATCCTGA
- a CDS encoding sulfatase-like hydrolase/transferase — MADDDADTRPNVLFVLTDQERYDCSAPDGPPVETPATDRLSSEGMRFERAFTPISICSSARASLLTGQFPHGHGMLNNCHEPDAIRVNLPDDLPTFSEELVAAGYDLTYTGKWHAGRDQTPADFGFSYLGGSDKHHDDIDEAFREYRKERGVPVGEADLEEVIYTGDDPRDGSEGTFVAAKTSVDIEDTRAYFLAERTIDAIEGHADGDRDGPFFHRADFYGPHHPYVVPEPYASMYDPDEIDPPPSYAETYDGKPQVHANYLAYRGVTGFDWDLWAEAIAKYWGFVTLIDHQLERILETLEEQGLAAETAVIHASDHGDFAGSHRQFNKGPLMYDDTYHIPLHVRWPGVADGGSTCETPVHLHDLAATFLEMADVPAPDSFDSRSLVPLLENGGDVPDDGDWRDSTFAQYHGDEFGLYSQRMVRTNRYKYVYNGPDIDELYDLEADPAELHNLIDHPEYDEVRRDMRDRLVEWMHETDDPNRAWVTEVLENAS; from the coding sequence ATGGCCGACGATGACGCCGACACTCGTCCGAACGTCCTCTTCGTGCTCACTGATCAGGAGCGATACGACTGCAGTGCACCCGACGGACCGCCGGTCGAGACGCCCGCGACCGATCGCCTCTCGAGCGAGGGGATGCGCTTCGAACGGGCGTTCACGCCGATCAGTATCTGCTCGAGCGCCCGCGCCTCGCTGCTGACCGGGCAGTTCCCTCACGGCCACGGGATGCTGAACAACTGCCACGAACCGGACGCGATTCGGGTAAATCTTCCCGATGACCTGCCGACGTTCTCGGAGGAACTCGTCGCGGCGGGCTACGACCTCACCTACACGGGCAAGTGGCACGCCGGCCGCGACCAGACCCCCGCCGATTTCGGTTTCTCGTATCTCGGCGGTAGCGACAAACATCACGATGACATCGACGAAGCGTTCCGCGAGTACCGCAAGGAGCGCGGCGTCCCCGTCGGCGAGGCAGACCTTGAGGAGGTGATCTACACGGGCGACGATCCGAGAGACGGCTCCGAGGGAACCTTTGTCGCGGCGAAGACGTCCGTCGACATCGAGGACACGCGGGCGTACTTCCTCGCAGAGCGAACGATCGACGCCATCGAGGGCCACGCCGACGGCGACCGAGACGGTCCCTTCTTCCACCGAGCGGATTTCTACGGGCCGCATCATCCATACGTCGTCCCGGAACCGTACGCCTCGATGTACGACCCCGACGAGATCGACCCGCCGCCGAGCTACGCAGAGACCTACGACGGGAAACCGCAGGTCCACGCAAACTACCTCGCCTACCGCGGCGTCACCGGCTTCGACTGGGACCTCTGGGCCGAAGCGATCGCGAAGTACTGGGGATTCGTCACGCTGATCGACCACCAACTCGAGCGGATCCTCGAGACCCTCGAGGAGCAGGGACTGGCCGCGGAGACGGCTGTGATCCACGCCTCAGATCACGGCGACTTTGCTGGGAGTCACCGCCAGTTCAACAAGGGGCCGCTGATGTACGACGATACCTACCACATCCCGCTGCACGTTCGCTGGCCGGGCGTGGCTGATGGCGGTTCGACCTGTGAAACCCCAGTTCACCTTCACGACCTTGCGGCAACCTTCCTCGAGATGGCGGACGTCCCCGCCCCCGATAGTTTCGATTCGCGGAGTCTAGTGCCACTCCTCGAGAACGGCGGCGATGTCCCCGACGACGGCGACTGGCGCGACTCGACGTTCGCCCAGTATCACGGCGACGAGTTCGGCCTCTACAGCCAGCGAATGGTCCGTACGAATCGCTACAAGTACGTCTACAACGGCCCTGATATCGACGAACTGTACGATCTCGAGGCGGACCCAGCGGAACTGCACAACCTGATCGACCACCCCGAATACGACGAGGTACGACGAGACATGCGGGACCGACTGGTCGAATGGATGCACGAGACGGACGATCCGAATCGCGCGTGGGTGACGGAGGTACTCGAGAACGCGTCATAG